A region of Chitinophaga horti DNA encodes the following proteins:
- a CDS encoding sigma-54-dependent transcriptional regulator: MKSILIIDDEINICTLLSKFLSKHGFKAESTMSGATALKMLKEKPYDLILCDYRLKDTDGAQLLNDIRQIRPRTVVIIITGYTDVRIAVDMVKNGAYDYISKPLYPDEILALVQKALSQEPVPLREPVAATAPVSAGRVVEEEKVVEEEKTPLSLKSSKPNDKYVYGKSHAAKELYRQITLVAPTDYSVIVYGETGTGKESVANLIHQNSQRKNEPFVALDCGSLSKELAASELFGHEKGSFTGAINTKIGAFEQAHGGTLFLDEIANLSYDIQVALLRVIQEKQIRRVGSLKEIAVDVRLVVASNEKLSESVQKGKFREDLFHRFNEFTIYIPPLRERLDDLPQLVDTFMLQVSRELGKQPIPISSDVWDCFRRYDWPGNIRELKNVIRRACLLTPADEEIAVETLPLELKEESTRESFSSSGDGMEEHDMITDANDLKAVALKAEYNKIINVLKAVKYNKTKAAQLLNIDRKTLYNKLRLLNINY, encoded by the coding sequence ATGAAGAGTATCCTAATAATTGACGATGAAATAAATATCTGTACGCTGCTCAGCAAATTCCTGTCAAAGCATGGATTTAAAGCTGAGTCTACGATGTCTGGTGCTACAGCCCTCAAAATGCTGAAGGAAAAACCCTACGACCTCATTCTCTGCGATTACAGGCTTAAAGACACAGACGGCGCTCAGTTACTGAACGACATCCGCCAGATCAGGCCACGTACTGTCGTGATCATCATCACAGGTTACACAGACGTGCGCATTGCGGTGGACATGGTGAAGAATGGCGCGTACGACTACATCTCCAAACCACTTTACCCGGACGAGATCCTCGCCCTGGTGCAAAAAGCCCTTTCTCAGGAGCCGGTACCCTTACGGGAGCCAGTTGCTGCCACTGCACCGGTTAGTGCCGGCCGCGTGGTAGAGGAAGAGAAAGTAGTGGAAGAGGAGAAAACACCGCTCTCGCTCAAATCATCTAAACCGAACGATAAATACGTATACGGCAAAAGCCACGCTGCCAAAGAACTGTATCGCCAGATTACCCTGGTGGCCCCTACAGACTATAGTGTGATCGTATACGGCGAAACAGGTACCGGTAAAGAATCTGTCGCGAACCTTATTCACCAGAACAGCCAGCGTAAAAACGAACCGTTCGTGGCGCTCGACTGTGGTAGCCTCTCGAAAGAACTGGCGGCCAGTGAATTGTTCGGCCACGAAAAAGGGTCCTTCACCGGCGCTATCAACACCAAAATCGGTGCTTTTGAACAAGCGCATGGTGGTACCCTGTTCCTCGACGAGATCGCCAACCTTTCCTACGACATACAGGTAGCCTTGCTGCGTGTGATCCAGGAAAAACAGATCCGCCGCGTGGGCAGCCTCAAGGAAATTGCGGTGGACGTACGCCTCGTGGTGGCATCCAACGAAAAATTGTCCGAGTCTGTACAGAAAGGGAAGTTCCGTGAAGACCTCTTCCACCGCTTCAACGAGTTTACTATTTATATTCCGCCATTACGCGAACGCCTCGACGATTTGCCGCAACTGGTAGATACGTTCATGCTGCAGGTATCTCGTGAGCTGGGCAAACAGCCCATCCCGATTTCCAGCGACGTGTGGGATTGCTTCCGCCGCTACGATTGGCCAGGCAACATCCGTGAGCTGAAAAACGTAATCCGTCGTGCCTGCCTGCTTACGCCGGCTGACGAAGAAATTGCCGTTGAAACCCTGCCGCTCGAACTGAAAGAAGAGTCGACCCGCGAAAGCTTCTCCTCTTCCGGCGACGGTATGGAAGAACACGATATGATCACCGACGCCAACGACCTAAAGGCCGTTGCGTTAAAAGCGGAGTACAATAAGATCATTAATGTGCTTAAGGCGGTGAAGTATAATAAGACCAAAGCTGCCCAGCTGCTGAACATCGACCGTAAAACTTTGTACAACAAACTCAGGCTGCTGAATATTAACTACTAA
- a CDS encoding response regulator: protein MGDFILIIDDEPDICKLLQLSLLRRGYNVKYVHALADGMKCIQDKRPDILFLDIHLPDGSGLEALPAIKKQCPETPIVTISAYDTGMEMEQALSAGASFFLPKPFSLKRLQEVIYQIKS, encoded by the coding sequence ATGGGTGATTTCATATTGATAATTGATGATGAACCAGATATTTGCAAGCTGCTGCAATTAAGCCTGCTTAGACGGGGTTATAATGTAAAGTATGTGCATGCACTCGCAGATGGCATGAAGTGCATACAGGACAAGCGGCCGGATATTCTGTTTCTTGACATACACCTGCCCGATGGGTCAGGGCTGGAGGCATTGCCTGCCATTAAAAAGCAGTGTCCCGAAACGCCGATCGTCACGATCAGTGCGTATGATACCGGGATGGAGATGGAACAGGCCCTCAGCGCAGGTGCGTCGTTTTTCCTTCCGAAGCCTTTCAGCCTTAAGCGTTTACAAGAAGTTATCTATCAAATAAAAAGCTAA
- a CDS encoding CsbD family protein — translation MDSLQIKGKWNEIKGKLKQQYADLTDDDLIYAEGKEDELYGKLQQKLGKSKDEVEKLINEL, via the coding sequence ATGGATTCATTACAAATCAAAGGTAAGTGGAACGAAATTAAAGGTAAGCTGAAGCAACAGTACGCTGACCTTACAGACGACGATCTGATTTATGCAGAAGGAAAGGAAGATGAGCTGTATGGAAAACTGCAACAGAAACTCGGCAAATCAAAAGACGAAGTAGAAAAGCTCATCAACGAGCTCTAA